GCTCGAAGCGCAGGGCGATCTGCTGGTCGGTGTCCGTGTCGTAGGTGTTGCGCCCGGAGCCGTTCTGGACCGCGGCCTGGGCGTGGAAACGCCCCCGCCGCCAGTCGATTTGGAAACCGGGGTCGCGCTCGGGCGAGATGTAGGTCGTGGCCGGGGAGAGCCGGGGCAGGAGCTGTCGCCAGCTGCGCTGGAGCTGGAAGAAGCCGAAGGGCGTTTTGAACTGGCCGAAGGTCAGCGCCCACTGCTCGCCGGCCCGGATGCGAACCCAGGCGTCGAGCAGTTCCATGTCGGTACCTCCGCCCCGCGTCTCCGATTCCAGCCGGAAGGTCAGCCAATCGGCGACCGCCTTGCCGGTGAAGATCGCTCGGGCCCGCTGCAGGTCGAAGCCCTGCTGCTGGGGAAAGCGAATGCCCGCGTCGGAGGAGAAGGCGTCGCCCGTTGCGTAGGGGAAGGCGATCTCCTCGTCGTTGTTGCCGAGCCAGCCGTAGAACGAGCCCGAATAGTCCAGTTCGTCCCGCGAACGGTTGACGGCGACTTCTGCAAAGAAATGCATGTCGAGGGAGAAGTGCTCGCCCTCGGCAATCCGGATGCCTTGTTCGTCCGCCGAGGCCTCGCCGGCCAGGCTCGGAAGAGCGACGGCTCCGGCGGCGAGGACGGCGAGCAGGGCTCCCATCGATCGTAGCTTCATGACCAGGTCCTCCTCTGGGTCTGCGGAATCGCGGCGGCTCTAAAAGGCGTGCTGGATTCCGATGCGAATGAAGTTGGACTTGGCCTCGGTTCTGCCGCGAATGAAGTCGCCGGCCGCGAGCGCTTCGAGGGGGTCGCTGATGTCCAGGCGATCATCGATGGCCATTTCGAACTGGCCCACGTTGATTTGCAGCTTGAGGTCGTGGTTGCCCGTGAAGTAGTAGTTGAAGCCCGCGGTCAGGGCCGTGGTCTCGTACTCGCTCTGCAGTTCGCCCGTGTAGATCGTGTCGAGCGGGTCGGTGGTCCAGGACTCGTAGCGCAGGGCCACTTCGCTGTGATCGCCCACCCAGGCTCCCACTTCGACGGTGCAGGAGTCGAGTTGCAGCTCGTCCGGCCCGCCCGCGGGGTTGAAACCGGCGTTGTCCTGGCTCCAGGACTGCCACGAGAAGTTGGCGCGGACCCGCGTGCCGGCCACACCGCCGAAGACCTCGAAGGCCGACAGGTTGTCGGTGGCATAGCCGCAGGTCTGGGCGAGGCTGCCCTCGCAGACCATGGTGGAGCCCACTTCGTTGTCGTGGGCGGCCACGCCGATGCCGTAACGCAGGCCCTCGTACCGGCCCGGGAGGGCCGTCATGCCGCTGCCGAAGAAGCCGGGCGTCTGGATGTAGACTCGGCCCGACCAGGCGAACTCGTCGTTGTCGTCGCCCAGGCTGCCGGTGCCGTTACCGTTGCTCAGCATCGCGTCCCAACCCACCTTGTCGCTGGCGGTGTGGCCGGAGTAGCGCACGCCCACCTGGCGGCGCGGAGCGAAGGGCTCGCCGCTGAGGTAGGGGCGCTCGAGGAACATCTGGTCGCGGGAGTACTCCTGGTAGAAGTAGTCGAAGGGGTCCTTCTGCTGGCCCACTGTCATGCTGTGATTCTCGCCCATGCGGAACCGCAGCCACGCGTCCTGCAACTCCGGGCTGAGGGCGGTGCCGTAGCTGGGCATGGAGAGCATGTCCCCGCTGGGGGAGGGGAGGCTGGCCAGGTCCACGTCGACCATGTAGCTCAGCCACTCCGCACCGGCTTCGCCGAAGAAGCGCAGCCGGGCGCGGCGGACGATGAAATCGGTCTGGGGGTCGAAGTCCGTGCTCGGCACCCCCGTGTAGAGGGGGCCGGAGAAGGTCACCTCGTCATCGTTGTAGTCCGCCCGGACCTGCAGCAGAGTCGAGACGTTGAGACTGAATGCCTCGCCCTCGCGGATGAAAAACGCACCGTCCTCCGCCTTCCCGGCCTCGCCGGCCCAGATGGGCAGTGACAGACCGGCGGCCAGGCAGAAGATTGCCAACGCCTGGATCGACTTCCGCATGAAAGACCTCCTTGATTCCCCTGAATCGGCTGATGTTCACGCTCTACCGCGCCCGGCCACCTCTCCTCTCCGGTGGCGCGCCGCGAAGCGGGCAAG
This portion of the Acidobacteriota bacterium genome encodes:
- a CDS encoding porin, encoding MRKSIQALAIFCLAAGLSLPIWAGEAGKAEDGAFFIREGEAFSLNVSTLLQVRADYNDDEVTFSGPLYTGVPSTDFDPQTDFIVRRARLRFFGEAGAEWLSYMVDVDLASLPSPSGDMLSMPSYGTALSPELQDAWLRFRMGENHSMTVGQQKDPFDYFYQEYSRDQMFLERPYLSGEPFAPRRQVGVRYSGHTASDKVGWDAMLSNGNGTGSLGDDNDEFAWSGRVYIQTPGFFGSGMTALPGRYEGLRYGIGVAAHDNEVGSTMVCEGSLAQTCGYATDNLSAFEVFGGVAGTRVRANFSWQSWSQDNAGFNPAGGPDELQLDSCTVEVGAWVGDHSEVALRYESWTTDPLDTIYTGELQSEYETTALTAGFNYYFTGNHDLKLQINVGQFEMAIDDRLDISDPLEALAAGDFIRGRTEAKSNFIRIGIQHAF